The following is a genomic window from Armatimonadota bacterium.
CATATCTCGCGACCTCCAAGCATGAGCCGCGCCTCGGCAGCGCGGCGGAAGAGTACTGTTTCCGTGTCGCAGCGCGAACTCCTATTACCGAGGTTCGTGCATTAGGGGAGGACGCAAAGGATGGCAGCGCTCCTCCCGAACGAACCTCGTCCGGAAGAGTCTGCGGGCATTACCGGTGCCCCGGTAATACCCGAGACTCTATAGGAAACCGAGGGCGGCGGAGCGCGTCTAACATTGGTAGAGCGCAGGTCGCGTGTCGGACTGTGCCGGGAGGCGCTGGCGGGGCGCGCGGCGAAGTTGAGAAAACGAGAGGTACTATGTGATGCAAAGGATGTCAACGGCGGTCGTTCTGATGGCCGCCGTCGCGGTTATTGCGGGATGCGGGGGCAGCGGGCCGACCCCGCCGCCGCCAGTGCAGATTGTCGGCTCCTACCTCGGGCACGGCATCATGAGCGCGTACGACCAACCAGTGCTTCAAGTGGGGCTGGTCGTGCGGAGCGACCGTACCGTGGGGGGAGCGGCGTTCTTTAGCGGACCTATCGTCAATCGGGACGCGTTCTTCACCGGCGCCGTAGATGCTTCGAACAACCTTACGGCGTCAGGCCGCCTGATCGGCAACAGCGGCACCGAAGATGTCGGCAGCTTCACTCTCACCGGCACCTTCGACAACTTCCTCGACGGCTCGAACGTCGCGGGCACGTTCACTGCGGAGGGCGTAGGGTCCGGGCAGTGGTTTGGCTTCCTGTATGACATCTATCCCCTGGGGACGTATATGGGGGGATACACGGGGGACAGCGAAGGCAGAGTGGCCATCATGAATTTCCTGGTTGACGATATCGTCGTGATGATTGACCAGACGGATGCGCCTAGAGTTGACTGGTTCGCCTCGGACATTGGCTCTGCGATGCTGACCCCGCCCCCTCAGCCTGGTGCCAGCTGGGGCATCAACGCCAGCGACGGCCTGTACGGCACCGGCTTCAGCCTCAGCGGAGGCGTCGGCCAGACCGAGGCCGGTGGGATCTGGCAGCAAGCCGTTGATACCACGACCCTCAGCGGCGCGTGGTCCGCGACCAAGCCCCATGCGGGCGCCGCAGCCGCGGCGAGAGGGAGCATGCCTCCGGGGCCGATACGCGTGCGCCGGGTGAGACCATAGAACCGTGGCCTGTCACCCCTAAACAAGGCAAAGCTTGCCCGCCGCGGGATCTTGGTGCGGGCGCGATGGGGTCAATGATCCTCGCCTGATTGCGCTGTGCGGGATTCCAGGGCCTCGGTCTCGTCGCTGCCGTGTTGACGACGCCAGCGGCGGAAACCCGGGGTCTCGATAGGCCTGCTCAGCCGTGGCTGCCTGAGGCGGCTTCGGCCGGCTGGGCGGCTTCGTCGCCGGGCGGCTCGTCGGCGATGCCCGCGACGCGCCGCAGCACCGCAATCAACTCGTGCGGGGAAAACGGCTTGGGCAGGTACACAGCGGCGCCGGCATGCCGCGCCGCGCTCACCGTCGTCTCCTCGCGGCCCACGCTGAGCACTATCACGGGGATGTCGCGCGCCTCGGGGATTTCGTGCAGCGCCGCCAGCAACTGGAACCCGTCCATCACCGGCATCACGACATCGAGCAGGATGATGTCCGGGCGCTCCCTCTGAATCATGTCGAGTGCGACCGCGCCGTTCTCCGCGCGCCGCACCGCGAAGCCGTGGCGCTCGATTATGGATTGCAGCTCACGGGCCAGCTCGTCGTCGTCGTCCACGACGAGCACGCGTTTCCTCGGCGCACTGTCCCCGTTGTCGCTGCTCAGGTTCATCATGCCGTCACCATACCGTTCCCCTTTAGTTCTAGCCATAACCTGACGGCTCTACTCCTGCAGTGAGGTCCTTCCATGCCGCAAGTGAGCTACTGTGGCGGCTTTGTCTTAGAGATGCGACATTAACCCCCTCCTTCGTGGCACGCGAGCGCTCCGTAGGCAAGCCCGACACACGAAGCCGCCTCGGTCGCCATCCTCCGGCTGGCCCGGCACAATTGACACCCACCGGCCGCGTTGCTATACTCGCGGCGGTCGGGCCGCAGGCTCTTTCCGTCAGTTCTCCAACGCGGCAGATATGCGAAAGCAGCAGCGATACATCCTCAAGTTCGGCCGCGCCATCTTGCCGCGCAACAAGTACCACTCCACTAGGAAAGGCGCGAAGGGATACGCGCGCGCCCGCCGCAAGCGCATGGATCGCGCCGAACTCGGCCGACTCGGGAGCCGCTCGTGAACGGGACCGCCAGCCGGTCTCGCGCGAGCGCCCCGCCGCCTGCGACGGGCACGGATTACAGGCTCACGTCGCGTGACCTCGGCGCCTGCGTTGCAGTGGTGCTGCTTTTCGCCCTCCCCGTCGTGACGCAGTTAATCCGGGAGTCGGTCGCCGCAGTCCTGATTATCGCGGCAGCGCTGGGGACACCGGCCGCGCTGGCGATTCTGCTCGTCCCGGCCGGCGCGGCGGCCTACTTCATCGCGCGTTCGACACTGCCGTGGGGATGGAAGGGCGCCGCGTGCGTCGTGGCGCTCATAGGATGGGCGCTCCTGTGCAAGTACCTTTTGGCCGGTCAAGTCGCGCTCGACGTCGGCGCATCTTGTTCTCGCTTGCTGCTCGCGGCGGGCGCGGCGCTGATCGCCGTGGCATCCTTCAAATGGGGCCGCGATCGCCACTTGCCCTACGCCGCGGGCGCCATCGG
Proteins encoded in this region:
- a CDS encoding response regulator produces the protein MARTKGERYGDGMMNLSSDNGDSAPRKRVLVVDDDDELARELQSIIERHGFAVRRAENGAVALDMIQRERPDIILLDVVMPVMDGFQLLAALHEIPEARDIPVIVLSVGREETTVSAARHAGAAVYLPKPFSPHELIAVLRRVAGIADEPPGDEAAQPAEAASGSHG